From the genome of Argentina anserina chromosome 4, drPotAnse1.1, whole genome shotgun sequence, one region includes:
- the LOC126791085 gene encoding transcription factor bHLH30 — protein MMCGKKEDQGECSQSHHHQQVQNFHEQLLLQQQQQQMMQQQQNHNDLYGRGLIFPHDQAPPPILQPWTLPPIHTFNPGHFPVRGDNNIDPFLAPPPAPSSTYASFFNRRGAPSLQFTYDGSASDHHHLRILSETLGPMVQSGSAPFGLQAELGKLTAQEIMDAKALAASKSHSEAERRRRERINNHLAKLRSLLPSTTKTDKASLLAEVIQHVKELKRQTSVIAETSPVPTETDELIVDDASDEEGKFVIKASLCCEDRSDLLPDLIKTLKELRLRTLKAEITTLGGRVKNVLFITGEEDSSSSEEQQQPQYCISSIQEALKAVMEKSGGGDESTSSGSVKRQRTNNNTNINIL, from the exons ATGATGTGcggaaagaaagaagatcaAGGTGAGTGTTCACagagtcatcatcatcaacaagtccAAAACTTTCATGAGCAGTTGCTTCTCCAACAACAACAGCAGCAGATGATGCAACAACAGCAAAACCACAACGATTTGTACGGTCGAGGTTTGATTTTCCCTCATGATCAAGCTCCACCTCCAATTCTGCAGCCATGGACCCTCCCTCCGATCCACACCTTCAACCCGGGCCACTTTCCGGTCCGAGGAGACAACAACATCGACCCATTTCTAGCCCCTCCTCCAGCTCCTTCATCAACCTATGCCAGTTTCTTCAACAGAAGAGGAGCTCCATCTCTACAGTTCACGTATGATGGTTCAGCATCCGATCACCACCACCTTAGAATCTTGTCGGAGACTCTGGGACCGATGGTCCAGTCCGGTTCGGCTCCTTTCGGTCTTCAAGCCGAGCTGGGGAAGCTGACTGCTCAAGAAATCATGGACGCCAAGGCACTCGCAGCTTCCAAAAGTCACAGCGAGGccgaaagaagaagaagagagagaatcaATAACCACCTTGCTAAGCTGCGTAGCCTATTACCCAGCACCACCAAA ACGGACAAGGCTTCATTGCTGGCGGAAGTGATACAGCATGTCAAGGAGCTGAAGCGGCAGACTTCCGTAATAGCGGAGACCAGTCCAGTGCCGACTGAAACTGACGAGCTGATAGTTGACGACGCGTCAGACGAGGAGGGTAAGTTCGTAATCAAAGCCTCGCTGTGTTGCGAGGACCGGTCTGATTTGTTGCCTGATCTCATCAAAACACTGAAGGAGTTACGTTTGAGAACGTTGAAAGCTGAAATAACGACGTTAGGTGGTCGCGTGAAGAACGTTTTGTTCATCACCGGAGAAGAAGATTCGAGTAGTAGCGAAGAGCAGCAGCAACCGCAGTACTGTATAAGCTCGATACAGGAAGCGCTCAAAGCGGTAATGGAGAAGAGTGGTGGAGGCGACGAGTCTACTTCTTCAGGCAGTGTTAAACGGCAAAGGACCAATAATAATACCAACATCAATATCCTCTGA